The genomic interval AACAGTGCCAATAATGCTTTATCAACTTCATCGATCTGATCACGTAAAGCGGTCAGTTCAGCGACCATTTATTTTCTCCTCACAAATTGGCGCGGATTGCGGAAAGTTCCTGATGAACCGAACGCAATAACGTTTCGGTACTTTCCCAACTGATGCAGGCATCTGTCACGGATACACCATAACGCATTTCCGAACGGGGCTGTTCGGAAGACTGATTACCCTCATGAATATGGCTTTCCAGCATCAGCCCAATGATGGAGTGATTACCCGCTTTCAGTTGCTCAATCGCTGATTCCACCACCAGCGGCTGACGACGGTAATCTTTGTTCGAATTACCGTGGCTACAATCTATCATCAGCGCCGGATTCAGTCCTGCATCCCGCATTTGTTTTTCACATTCAGCCACATCGGCCGCGCTGTAATTTGGCTTTTTACCACCGCGCAAAATCACATGGCCGTCAGGATTCCCCTGGGTCTGCAGTAAACAAACCTGTCCGCATTGATTGATGCCCACAAAACGATGTGGCATGGCCGCAGCTTTCATCGCATTGATGGCCGTGCCCAGGCTCCCATCCGTACCATTCTTGAAACCGACAGGCATAGAAAGACCCGACGCCATTTCACGGTGTGTCTGTGATTCTGTAGTGCGGGCGCCGATAGCCGACCAACTGAAAAGATCACCCAGATATTGTGGACTATTCGGATCCAGAGCTTCTGTCGCCAGCGGCAACCCCAGATTGACCAACTGCAGCAACAGCTCACGAGCAATATGCAACCCGGCTTCCACATCAAAGGAGCCATCCATGTAAGGATCGTTGATTAACCCTTTCCAACCGACAGTGGTTCGGGGTTTCTCAAAATAGACGCGCATGACGATATACAACTGGTCGCTCAAGTCAGCTGACAGTGCCTTCAGACGACGTGCGTACTCCAGCGCCGCATCGGTATCGTGAATAGAACAAGGGCCACACACGACCAGCAGCCGTTTATCATTACCGCGAATGATATCTGCAATCGTTCTGCGGGCACGCGCTATTGCTTGCTGCTGTTGATCATCCAGGGGAAATTTGGCTTTCAACTCATCGGGGGTAATAAGAATCTGCTCTTCGCTGATATTGATGTTATTAAGCGTGTCTTTTTGCATGATGGTGATCCTGTCTCTTCCTTACGTTACAGTGAGCGATTGCATCAATAACCACATCTGGATCACACCATACCACAGCATGTAAATCTTTAAAACCATATGTGTAAAGAAAAAATTACTCACACAAGAAAAACACATATCATTCGAAAAATATGCCACACAAAAAATAAAACAATAAATATTAATATGATGGGATTATTTCATCATATAAGGCAATGAGTTAAGACGAGTATTGTATGGCTGCATATTCAACTACCTGTGAAAAACTAAGTACACACACCTGATGTAAGCATTGAGTCATTGAAGAAAAGATAAACCCGTAAATAAATATATACACATATCCATATACCGATCTCTCTCAATCCCATATGGCGAAAAAATCGATTTTTCACACATTGCGATTGAGCTGTATCCATATCGTTGAAACTTATCAATCCGGGTATACTTAGCTATCACTGGAAAATGGCAGGAAAATTCGTCGTTTACATGATACGGCAAGCAATACAGGCTAATTACTGATCTTCCAATTGATGGAACGCGCTCCCACCATGGCCGGGAGATCTCGTATGATGCTCTACCAAAATCGATTGCAAGAAAACCGGAAACTACCAGGCTTGTTATAGAGGCACCGGCTCTCCGGTGACAGAACTGATGCTGAAAAACTGTATATGGTCGCTGGGTATAGTGCTGCTCACCGGCTGTCACCCCAATGTTCCCGTTCCCCAAACCGCCAGAGATGAGGTTTCTGTCTGGTATGAAGCAGGTTATCAGGACGCGGTCGCAGGCTCAGAAGTCAGGGATAATGATACGTTGTCCGAATGGTTTGGCGATCCTCAGGTTGATCGCGAATCCTATCTTCAGGGATACACCGCAGGGCAAGCGGTATTATGCCACCCGGGAAATATACGTTTATGGGGAAAGGATGGGAAACCATTTCCACTCGGCTGTAGCAGCGATAATCATGCTGAACAGTTAAGGAGGACATGGCAGGAAAGTATCGACAACGCCACATCTCGATAATAGTCCCCAAAAACGATGATAATGTTGCATGATATATTAGTAAATTCAGCACATTACCTGAAGCAGATAACGACGATAGCACTGTATCGGATCATTTTTATTCAGAAGCGAGCGCTAGTTATCATCCGCTAGCCAACCACCCTAGCCTGACAACACACAATTACAAATGGCTGGGAACCCATCTCTGCACAGCATAGAAACAATTCCAAACAGGCAATAAAAAAGGGTAGCTGTAGGCTACCCTTCTCGCTTTCGGATGTCGCGAAAACGTATGCTTAGTTAAGACGCTCTTTGATACGAGCGGATTTACCAGCACGTTCACGCAGGTAGTACAGTTTGGCTTTACGCACAGCACCACGACGCTTAACGGTAATGCTATCCACTACCGGCGAGTGAGTCTGGAACACACGTTCTACGCCTTCGCCGTTGGAAATCTTGCGAACAGTGAATGCAGAGTGCAGACCGCGGTTACGAATTGCGATAACCACGCCCTCGAATGCCTGCAGACGTTTTTTGGAACCTTCAACGACCCATACCTTAACTTCCACGGTGTCACCCGGACGGAATGCAGGTACGTCTTGCTTCATCTGCTCTTGTTCAAGCTGTTTGATAATGTTGCTCATAATTACTCTCTTACCCTAGGTAAACTGATATTTGGGCCCGCCTGATAGTTCTTCAGTGCGCCCCTTAATACTCAATGCTGCTCAGACTGATGTTCCTGTTGAAACTCAGCCAGCAGCGTCGCTTGCTCGTCAGTCAGAGCTAGGCTTTTCAGAAGTTCAGGTTTTCTAAGCCAGGTTCGGCCCAGCGACTGCTTCAAACGCCAGCGGCGTATTTCCGCATGGTTGCCAGACAGTAAAACCGCTGGTACAGCCATACTCTCCAACACTTCAGGCCGGGTATAATGGGGGCAATCCAGTAATCCCTCAGCAAAAGAATCTTCTTCTGCCGAAGCTTCATGGCCCAGAACTCCCGGAATAAAGCGGGAAACTGAATCAATCAGCGTCATCGCTGGTAGCTCACCACCACTGAGCACATAATCGCCAATTGACCACTCTTCATCAATCTCGGCCTTAATTACACGCTCATCAATACCTTCATACCTGCCGCATACCAAAATTAACTTCTGGTTGGCAGCGAGTTGGCGTACACCTTGCTGATCCAATTTACGGCCTTGCGGCGATAGATATATCACCCGCACGCCTTCGCCTGCCGCCGCTTTTGCTGCATGAATGGCATCCCGTAAGGGTTGAACCATCATCAGCATGCCCGGACCACCGCCATATGGACGATCATCCACTGTGCGATGCCGATCGTATGTGAAATCACGAGGACTCCAATACTGCACGCTCAACAAGCCATTCTTAACTGCCCGGCCAGTGACTCCATAATCGGTAATGGCGCGGAACATTTCAGGAAACAGGCTAATAACCCCAATCCACATAACATCGTTCCACTAAATTACTGGCGATTGTTCAGAGATCAAAAACCAGGATCCCAATCCACTTCGATACGACGAGCAGAAAGGTCGATATGCTTGATAACCTGTTCGTTCAGAAACGGAATCAACCGCTCCTTCACGCCATAAGCATCTTTCAGGTTGGCTCTTACAACCAGAACATCGTTCGAACCGGTTTCCATCATATCGATGACTTTTCCCAGTTCATAACCGCTAACGGTCACGACATCACAGCCGATAAGATCCTTCCAGTAAAACTCCCCATCATCCAGCTCAGGTAACTGCGTTGAATCTACAACAATTTCGCAATTGGTCAGCAGATTCGCCGCATCCCGATCGTCAACATGTTTAATCTTGATGATCAAGCTTTGGTTGTGGTAGCGCCAGCTTTCGATTTCTACCTGCTGCCACTGCCCCTTGTTCTGGATAAACCAGGGTTGGTAATCAAAAATGCTATCGGCCTCTTCGGTGGATGAAAATACCTTGAGCCAACCTCTAATACCGTATGTTGACCCTATTTTCCCAAGAACAATTGGGTTAACAGGAAACTGCGGACCAAGTTGCTTGCTCATCGCCACCACCAGAACAGATTACGCTGCTTTTTTAACGTTTTTGATCAGCGCAGACACGCGATCAGAAACGGTTGCACCCAAACCAACCCAGTGCTCGATACGATCCAGATCCAGACGCAGAGATTCTGCATTACCGGTAGCAACCGGGTTGAAGAAACCTACGCGCTCAATGAAACGACCATCGCGCGCATTGCGGCTGTCGGTCACTACGACTTGATAGAACGGGCGTTTTTTAGCGCCGCCAC from Musicola paradisiaca NCPPB 2511 carries:
- a CDS encoding 3-deoxy-7-phosphoheptulonate synthase; the encoded protein is MQKDTLNNINISEEQILITPDELKAKFPLDDQQQQAIARARRTIADIIRGNDKRLLVVCGPCSIHDTDAALEYARRLKALSADLSDQLYIVMRVYFEKPRTTVGWKGLINDPYMDGSFDVEAGLHIARELLLQLVNLGLPLATEALDPNSPQYLGDLFSWSAIGARTTESQTHREMASGLSMPVGFKNGTDGSLGTAINAMKAAAMPHRFVGINQCGQVCLLQTQGNPDGHVILRGGKKPNYSAADVAECEKQMRDAGLNPALMIDCSHGNSNKDYRRQPLVVESAIEQLKAGNHSIIGLMLESHIHEGNQSSEQPRSEMRYGVSVTDACISWESTETLLRSVHQELSAIRANL
- a CDS encoding DUF2799 domain-containing protein, which produces MLKNCIWSLGIVLLTGCHPNVPVPQTARDEVSVWYEAGYQDAVAGSEVRDNDTLSEWFGDPQVDRESYLQGYTAGQAVLCHPGNIRLWGKDGKPFPLGCSSDNHAEQLRRTWQESIDNATSR
- the rplS gene encoding 50S ribosomal protein L19, whose amino-acid sequence is MSNIIKQLEQEQMKQDVPAFRPGDTVEVKVWVVEGSKKRLQAFEGVVIAIRNRGLHSAFTVRKISNGEGVERVFQTHSPVVDSITVKRRGAVRKAKLYYLRERAGKSARIKERLN
- the trmD gene encoding tRNA (guanosine(37)-N1)-methyltransferase TrmD gives rise to the protein MWIGVISLFPEMFRAITDYGVTGRAVKNGLLSVQYWSPRDFTYDRHRTVDDRPYGGGPGMLMMVQPLRDAIHAAKAAAGEGVRVIYLSPQGRKLDQQGVRQLAANQKLILVCGRYEGIDERVIKAEIDEEWSIGDYVLSGGELPAMTLIDSVSRFIPGVLGHEASAEEDSFAEGLLDCPHYTRPEVLESMAVPAVLLSGNHAEIRRWRLKQSLGRTWLRKPELLKSLALTDEQATLLAEFQQEHQSEQH
- the rimM gene encoding ribosome maturation factor RimM (Essential for efficient processing of 16S rRNA), encoding MSKQLGPQFPVNPIVLGKIGSTYGIRGWLKVFSSTEEADSIFDYQPWFIQNKGQWQQVEIESWRYHNQSLIIKIKHVDDRDAANLLTNCEIVVDSTQLPELDDGEFYWKDLIGCDVVTVSGYELGKVIDMMETGSNDVLVVRANLKDAYGVKERLIPFLNEQVIKHIDLSARRIEVDWDPGF
- the rpsP gene encoding 30S ribosomal protein S16, yielding MVTIRLARGGAKKRPFYQVVVTDSRNARDGRFIERVGFFNPVATGNAESLRLDLDRIEHWVGLGATVSDRVSALIKNVKKAA